DNA sequence from the Cystobacter ferrugineus genome:
TTCACCGGGCAGCAGGTCCGACCGGGACGGCACGGAGAGGGGGCCGTGCTTCCACTGTCACCTCTGCTGGTGGGCTTCCCGCTCGTTCTGCTCGAGAAGGAGTGATGGATGAAGTGGTCGGAAGTGCTGCCGGGCAAGCCCTACCCCCTGGGCGCGACGTATCAGGGCAACGGAGTCAACTTCGCCGTCTTCAGCGAACACGCCCGCAAGATGGAGGTCTGCCTCTTCGACGCGCGCGATCCGTCGCGCGAACTGGGCCGCTACTCCCTCCCGGAGCACAACCAGCACGTCTGGCACGGCTTCATCCCCGAACTGCAGACGGGCACGCTCTACGGACTGCGTGCCCACGGGCCCTACGAGCCCCGGCGCGGCCTGCGCTTCAACCCGCATAAGCTGCTGGTGGACCCCTATGCCCGTGCCCTGCACGGGCAGGTGGACTTCTCCGCTCCGGTCTACTCCTACCTGCCGGGGGATCCGGAGCAGGACCTCGGCTTCGACATCCGCGACAGCGCCCTGGGAATGCCCAAGGCGGTGGTGCTCACCGACGACTTCGACTGGGAGGGCGACCGGCCCCCCTCCGTGCCCTGGCACCGCACCCTCCTCTACGAGGCCCACGTCAAGGGCCTCACCCGCCTGCACCCCTCCGTTCCCGAGCACCTGCGCGGCACCTACGCGGGGCTCGCCCACCCGGCGGTGATCGATCACCTGCAGCAACTGGGCGTCACCGCGGTGGAGCTGCTGCCCGTGCATGCCCACGTGGACGAGCCCTTCCTCATCAACAAGGGCCTCACCAACTATTGGGGCTACAGCACCCTGAACTTCTTCGCCCCGGACGCGCGCTTCAGCGCCTCGAGCTCGCGCGGCGGCCAGGTGGCCGAGTTCAAGTCCATGGTGAAGGCGCTCCACCGCGCCGGCATCGAGGTCATCCTCGATGTCGTCTACAACCACACCGGCGAGGGCAACCACCTCGGACCCACCCTGTCCTTCAAGGGCCTGGACAACTCCGCCTACTACCGGCTGAGCGACAAGGATCCGCGCTACTACCAGGACTTCACCGGCACGGGGAACTCGTGGAACGCCACGCATCCGTACGCGCTCAAGCTCATCATGGACAGCCTGCGCTACTGGGTGCAGGTGATGCACGTGGACGGCTTCCGCTTCGATCTGGCCACCACGCTCGGCCGCGACCGGACGGGCTATGACACCCGCGCCGCCTTCTTCCAGATGGTGCATCAGGATCCGGTGCTCAGCCGGGTGAAGCTCATCGCCGAGCCCTGGGACGTGGGGGACTTCGGCTACCAGGTGGGCAACTTCCCCGTCATCTGGAGCGAGTGGAACGGCAAGTACCGCGACACCATCCGCCGCTACTGGCGGGGGGATGAGCGGCAGGCGGCGGAGATCGGCTGCCGGCTCACGGGCTCCTCGGACCTGTTCGCGCTGGGCGGACGCAAGCCCACCGCGAGCATCAACTTCATCACCGCCCACGACGGCTTCACCCTGCACGACCTGGTCACCTACGAGCAGAAGCACAACGAGGCCAACCTCGAGGACAACCGGGACGGGGGCAACGACAACCACGCGTGGAACTGTGGCGTGGAGGGCGAGACGCGCGACCTGGCCGTCAACGCGCTGCGCGAGCAGCAGAAGCGCAACTTCCTCGCCACGCTCTTCCTGTCCCAGGGCGTGCCCATGCTGGTGGCCGGCGACGAGATGGGCCGCACCCAGCGCGGCAACAACAACGCCTACTGCCAGGACAACCCCCTGTCCTGGGTGGAGTGGCGGCTCACCGAGCCCCAGCGCAAGCTGCTGGACTTCACCCGGCGCATGAGCCGCCTGCGCCGCGAGCAGCCCGTGCTCTCCAAGCGCCGCTTCTTCCGGGGCGCCACCATCTTCGACAGCGAGCTCAAGGACCTGGCCTGGTTCCGCCCGGACGGCCAGGAGATGAAGAAGGAGGACTGGGAGAAGCCCTTCGCGCGCTCGGTGTGCTTCCTGCTCGG
Encoded proteins:
- the glgX gene encoding glycogen debranching protein GlgX; translated protein: MKWSEVLPGKPYPLGATYQGNGVNFAVFSEHARKMEVCLFDARDPSRELGRYSLPEHNQHVWHGFIPELQTGTLYGLRAHGPYEPRRGLRFNPHKLLVDPYARALHGQVDFSAPVYSYLPGDPEQDLGFDIRDSALGMPKAVVLTDDFDWEGDRPPSVPWHRTLLYEAHVKGLTRLHPSVPEHLRGTYAGLAHPAVIDHLQQLGVTAVELLPVHAHVDEPFLINKGLTNYWGYSTLNFFAPDARFSASSSRGGQVAEFKSMVKALHRAGIEVILDVVYNHTGEGNHLGPTLSFKGLDNSAYYRLSDKDPRYYQDFTGTGNSWNATHPYALKLIMDSLRYWVQVMHVDGFRFDLATTLGRDRTGYDTRAAFFQMVHQDPVLSRVKLIAEPWDVGDFGYQVGNFPVIWSEWNGKYRDTIRRYWRGDERQAAEIGCRLTGSSDLFALGGRKPTASINFITAHDGFTLHDLVTYEQKHNEANLEDNRDGGNDNHAWNCGVEGETRDLAVNALREQQKRNFLATLFLSQGVPMLVAGDEMGRTQRGNNNAYCQDNPLSWVEWRLTEPQRKLLDFTRRMSRLRREQPVLSKRRFFRGATIFDSELKDLAWFRPDGQEMKKEDWEKPFARSVCFLLGGDAIATPDDDGRRIVGDTLLVLMNAHHEPITFHLPAIEWGADWEEVVDTSQSRVSHHPHTPAGGTLVVAGRSLRVLRRPAVD